Proteins encoded together in one Epinephelus moara isolate mb chromosome 2, YSFRI_EMoa_1.0, whole genome shotgun sequence window:
- the LOC126400369 gene encoding uncharacterized protein LOC126400369, which translates to MWFDKRITWKTHIEKVVGKCKKILNIIRCLKGRDWGAHRASLKTVYIGLIRSVLDYGCIVYESASKTMLKKLDSIQYQALRVCCGAKKTTPVSALQVEMGEMPLEIRREQISLIYWAHLRGHGENHPAQNILKPCQEKERRKVQSFGWTIENRVKESRIADKNMSKTVPLSIVPPWTLEEAIIDLRLLKKEKGKSVSVSEVNKYINRKYSQFIKVYTDASKSGQNRVGIAFVVPDLNIVLNKRVNDDLAIYTGELLAIHMALNWVHEVRPGKVLIASDSSSALVSIKHVQSDIRQDIIFEIAHILQGIKRAGVEIKFIWVPAHIGFEGNELADKYAKSATRKEQISMVVTYSKAEIKSIVKSEMKKKWQKQWDRESRGRHFYNIQRNVGEMRECHRSSKEEDIISRMRFGHTGLNSTLFIIQKHETGNCEHCESGETVEHILFQCPKYQTQRNTLKAAFKRNKIPFNVADILRRNSGDVVFGEIFRFLEATGLVKKI; encoded by the coding sequence ATGTGGTTTGACAAAAGGATTACTTGGAAAACACATATTGAAAAAGTAGTAGGAAAGTGTAAAAAGATACTGAATATTATTAGGTGTTTGAAAGGAAGAGATTGGGGAGCACATAGAGCATCATTGAAAACGGTATATATTGGTTTAATCAGGTCAGTATTAGATTATGGATGTATAGTATATGAATCTGCAtcaaaaacaatgttaaaaaaactgGATAGCATACAGTATCAAGCACTAAGAGTGTGTTGTGGTGCAAAGAAAACCACTCCAGTGTCAGCCTTGCAAGTAGAGATGGGTGAAATGCCTCTAGAAATTAGAAGAGAGCAAATATCATTGATATATTGGGCACATTTAAGGGGACATGGAGAAAACCATCCAGCTCAGAATATTTTAAAACCATgtcaagagaaagaaagaagaaaggtaCAAAGTTTTGGATGGACAATTGAAAACCGGGTTAAAGAAAGTAGGATAGCTGATAAAAATATGAGTAAAACAGTTCCACTTTCTATTGTCCCACCTTGGACACTGGAAGAGGCAATTATCGATTTGAGATtactaaagaaagaaaaagggaaaagtgtgagtgtgagtgaagtgaacaaatatataaatagaaaatacagTCAGTTTATTAAAGTATATACAGATGCATCCAAATCAGGACAAAACAGAGTAGGAATAGCATTTGTAGTTCCAGATTTAAATATTGTATTGAATAAAAGAGTCAATGATGATTTAGCAATATACACAGGAGAGCTACTGGCCATTCATATGGCATTGAACTGGGTACATGAAGTCAGACCAGGTAAAGTGCTTATAGCATCAGATTCCAGTAGTGCATTGGTCAGTATAAAACATGTTCAGTCAGATATAAGACAAGATATAATATTCGAGATAGCACATATATTACAGGGAATAAAGAGAGCAGGAGTAGAGATCAAGTTCATTTGGGTTCCAGCACATATAGGATTTGAGGGGAATGAACTGGCCGATAAGTATGCCAAGAGTGCAacaagaaaagaacaaatatcAATGGTTGTAACATACAGTAAAGCCGAGATTAAAAGTATAGTAAAATCAGAGATGAAGAAGAAATGGCAGAAGCAAtgggacagagagagcagaggtcGACATTTTTACAATATACAAAGGAATGTTGGAGAAATGAGAGAATGTCATAGGAGCAGCAAAGAAGAAGACATCATATCACGCATGAGATTTGGTCATACGGggttaaatagcacattattcataatacagaaacatgaaacaggaaattgtgaACATTGTGAGTCAGGAGAAACTGTAGAACATATCCTCTTCCAGTGTCCAAAGTaccaaacacagagaaacacactcaAAGCAGCATTTAAGAGAAATAAGATACCGTTTAATGTAGCAGATATATTGAGGAGAAACTCAGGGGATGTTGTATTTGGAGAGATTTTTAGGTTTTTGGAAGCAACAGGGcttgtaaaaaaaatttaa